TTGAGCTTGTTCTTCAGCTTAAAAAAGTGGCTTGTGTGCACGAGTCACAGCAAACGTTCACCTTTTCAGCCGCTGTCGAATTTCAGAGAAACAGCAGGAGAGTTCCGAGATGGCTCGGTCCACCACATGGTACTCGCCGCTCTTTGAAAAGGCCCTGTGCTGCTCGCCATTCAGATGCTGAAAACGCAGCGGGAACGCTACAGTCATTTTTGGGAATAAAAACACGAAGTGCGGGTCATGCAGAAACTGAACGCAGCCCACCTACCGCTCTCACGTTGTCATATTTCACAAGGCAGCATTCACAGTATCCTGCCCGCTTCTTGACCCGGGCGTCCTGGGCTTTGCTCTTGGCCCTGATGGGCCGGCAAGCCTCGCTCGCTGCAGCTTTTTGACCTCTGTTCCTGCACAATGGAAATATAAACATGCTAAAGGGGGGAGGTGCTTTCCAAGTGATGCATCAGCGAAAACACAGTGCAGCACATTCCACATTCCACAGCTGGAACTCATCATATCCATACAATTTTTTCTGTTAGCAAAATGCCTCGAGTGTACTGGGGCGACCAAAGGTTCCAATTAAGTTGATACAGTCCAGATTCTCTTGTGTTTGTCCCCCATAACCCGTCATTAGCAGGCCATTTGTTCCATCCATCGACAGTTGAGCAACGTTAGCctaatattttagcatttttcatTGACATGAAATTCCATGGAAAACGCACACTTGTTGCTCTCCAGTCACTACAAATAACAAACTGCAACAAAACTCACCCATCAAAAGGGGTACCCCTGCCCCCCAATATCCCACCCAAGAACCACTCCTCTATCGCCTCCATATATTTTCTAGCCGAAATATCAAGCAGCCAGAAGCAGATAGTTCCACAAAATCCCCCTTTCCTCACACCAATGTAAAAATGAAGGTGGCATTTGGTAAGAGAGTGCCCTACAGGTCCAGCAGTAttggttttttttcaatatcaatctgaaaccattcagtgtaacaaatatgcagtaatagaggaaatcaggaaggagagACGGGAGAAaattttcacagcactgtatacgGTAAGTAAAGCACATGGTTTGATGACAATTGACTTTTCTATTACAATTACTACTATTCTGTTACTAGTATGTTCCCCCTCACACATTTCTAGTTACCAGGTACCAGAACTGTTACATAAAGAACTGATTTCTGCACATTTTATGTCCTGATTCAGATTTAGTCTGACACACACCCTCTGAATACTGATTGAACATCTGCATATTGAATATTTATGGGACATATACTCTGAATATCTGCTGAAATTGTGGCTAGTTGTTTAAAGGGAATGTCAGCATGCCAGTTCACCCTCCCTCTTAAACCACTCAGCCCTTATCTATTGAAACTCCTCATCCATACATTCAGGCTAACAAACATTTGACAACATAGCTGAAACTCCCGTTTCATATTTCATAGGTTCATAATCACAGCTTTGGTTTATTAGGCTGGCGAAATTTGGGCATGAAAAAACAGGCAGTTGGAAAGCTCTCTCTTGGCAAGGCAAGCTGAACATAAACCACACCTCTCTGGTCTTAAATCTGGGAGTGAAAAGCTTGCACCTCTTATGAACTGAGAAGGAAAGGAGAACTAGGACAACATACGAGACTGTTTACAATTGTGAATACatgctacaaaaaaaacaatattatgaCAACATCTGATAATAGAGGGGGAATCCAGACTTGGAAAATTAAGTGCAGACTTAAGCACATTTTATGCACTTGATTCCAAATCGTATCCCGATTCAGACTTGCAATTCAGGGAGAAACTTTAGTCTGACACACCCTctgaatattgactgaatatCTGCATATTGAATATTGATGATACATCGAATATCCTCTGAGGTAAACCACACCCTCCTCTTAGCCTTTAAAATACTGTGGCTCTGTCAATCATACACTCTGGTTAGGCTCTGCTTTGTCACATATTACAGTAGATGTGATCCTTTTATACTGACCATAAGAATAGaaggataataataaataccagCCAATCATCAACACTGAGTGCGCGTATGAATGTGGAATGGTGAGTAACATTAAAGTCTTTAAGCTATCAAAAGTCTGATTATTGGCTAGCAAGCAAATGACGTGCTCCAACAAAATCCAGAAGAGGAATGATACACAGCGCTATATTGGCATATCGGCttcatattgaaaaatataagtACAGAAATATCACTGGACCCCAGTACCTACCTGTGCTCTTTGAGTTTCTTTCCAGGACTCGCTTTCCCACTCTCTACTATAAGAAATGGACTGCAGGGAGGTACAGACGCCAAGCTCAACTGAGGAACGTGTGGTATGTGAAGGTAGATTGGCCTGTAGTgcctaaaaaacaaaaagtttttttttaccggaCTATACCAATCCGTTTAAACTCTCATAAGCCGATACCAGCGTGGCACTGATATTACTGTGCATCCTCAGAAGAAACATGCagcattttctcatttaataTAAAAAGGTAATGAAATAACAGAAATCAGACAGCTATTCAAGAAAAGTGCATTCCAAACTCAGTTCTTACTTTCAGCTTCACGAAAACAAAGTTAAACTCCCAAAAGTAGCTTGATGGTGACACTAGAATGGATCACAATCCTGCTGCACTGCTAGCTGTGCACTGTTCACAACATACAATCAATTAGAGTACCTCCCAGggaagctagctagctggaaAATTACCTTGAAATATTGCAACTCCTCATCGGCACATTCAGGCTCTAACAAACATTTGGCAACATAGCTGAAACTCCTGTTTCATATTTCATAGGTTCATAATCACAGCTTTGGTTTATTAGGCTGGCGAAATTTGGGCATGAAAAAACAGGCAGTTGGAAAGCTCTCTCTTGGCAAGGCCAGCTAAACATAAACCACACCTCTCTGGTCTTAAACCTGGGAGTGAAAGGTTTGCACTTCTTATGAACCGAGAAGAAAAGGAGACACCATAAGAGACTATGTTTACAATTGAATAAATGTTACAAAATCAATGTGTTCATATGGACAGCCTCTGGAAACAGTAATGCTGTACAAGTTGCTTGAACTTACTTAGTGTATTTTATTGCTTAAACCACAAACCCATTGATGCCCGTATACTATACATTATAAATCCAGCAGGTTGTCAGGAACTTCTGTATCCAAAGTATCCTTCATTACACATGAAAACGGTGATCCTATCAAACGTTCACAAttactgaaacatatttttaaagggaGCAAAAACATATAAAGTGATGTTATATATTGTGAAAATGAGAGATGCTCTTAATTTAGTATCCTCTATTCAGTTCATGAAATTTTTCATGAAAGTtcccacaaacaaaaaatttgtcaaaaacacaaagcagccaCTTACCTGCTACAATCTTCTACCTTTACAAACGGCTTACTGATTCGTCCAGCTATAAAAGACAAAACTGAGGGTAAACACTGCACTGCCAGTCAAGGTTATTatcatttacaaaaaagtacaaaaattaGGTGTGAAAAAGCACTCTcattaactgaaataaaactagagttcacaaaaacaaaacaaactataaTGTGTgcttacaaaatgaaaataaaataaaattatggtAAAAAATCACTTCAGTTTCTGTCTTTTCAATGCAGATATGAAACAGTTTGTTTAATTTCCCTCCAATGTTAGTAAACCGTAAGTTTAGATGGCTATAGGTTAGTTAAGGCCATACTACTAAAGGAAGCGTTGCTACTGTACGTGCATCAGAAGAGCTCACACAAAGAAGCTATCCAGGCTTTTCAAGTGAAGGTTAGAGAGCGAGGCCGACAGTAGGCCGAGGCAAGTCAACAGCGGCATGGCGCGTGCACACTAAGTGAGATCTAGTTGAGTTGGACAGTGACCGTGTTTTTGCACATTTGGATTGGAACAAAACTTCTGAAATCCAAGTACTGCATTCCTTGAAGTTCATGGTTAACGCTGTGTGCATAAGCCTTTAATTATGCAAACTGATTTTTCCAACAGTGTTTTTGTATAGTTCATATTAGACAACATGCATCGTGAGCTGAAATCCTACCCCTGACAAATCCCTGCCAtattacataaaacaaaactgtaatcagtcattttcaaaaaataccTAACAGAAAATTGAAagccaaaatgaaaaactaaacagaaataaaaagcaatgaaaatttCAAAACCATAATTACGCTGCTGCCAATGCATGAGCTAAGATTAGTTCTGTCAACAAAGTTATACACCTGCTGTGACATGCAAACTACAGTTTGATTATAGCCTTTCatgtagtgcagtctgtaaatacataacaaatatgtatgtacataaagGCTTAAGACTTGGATTATACATACCATCATATTTCTGAAAAGCAGGTTTTTCTGTTGTTCTAGTTTTAGCCtgcaaaatggaaagaaaattacTTCAGGCCAAAACATGGAAAGATAAAAACAATCCACATCATATTATAAAGTCAAATCAGATTTCTTGTTATAACTTACCACTTTGTTGACAACGGGAACTGATGTATTATTCTGTTGCAGTGAGGTGACAacacttttcttcttttcaataTAGGATATTACATCTGACGTGGTGGTAGCAGAAAGAACAAGGTAATAAGTACAGGCTGTGAAAATGAGGATGTGTGACTCAAATTTTAAACCCATTTACACAGTCGCTGCAACGTTTAGGCTTCCAACCTGGCTTCTTAAGAACTAGACCTGAAGTCAGTGTGAAATCAGCAGGCATACCAGGAGCAAACGTGCCTCTAATAGAAGGGTCCCTCACAGCATAGGGCTGCCAATCCCCATTCAGaactggtggggagggggcagattTGAGCTGCATTGCCAAACCCTTGCCGTTGCATTCTCAAATCCACGCTTTCAAATGCCAATGAAATCTTGAGTGACAGACAGTGCATTATTGATAAGTGACTACAAGAATTCTTAAGATATTCAGAGGTCAGCCAGGAGTAGTTTGCTTGTATTGATAAATGCTTTAGCTAACTTAGCATTTATGGGACAACTGTAACTTCAGTAAATCTATTAGTTATAGATATTAAGTCAGACCAGTCATCGGATCGATAGCCAATATTATTCCCAGACCagcataatgtaatgtaaagtctTGATGCCATTCATCAAGAGGAGAGCCTTGGGAAAACACTAACTCAATATTGATAATTTAAACTCAATATATTGAATTAATTATCCAAGTGTTCCAATTTTATTTCTACAAGTTTGTCTAACTGCAGTGTCATATACCCATATCTGAAATCTGCACTTGGGAACATCAAAATTAATATCAGGTCACTGCTGCCATTTCAGCATAAACAATGGACTGTTAAAGGACTGAAAGGTCCTACCGTCAATGTAAAGGATTTTTATTCCCCACTCCAGAGCATTGGACAAGATTCTGTTGATTTGGATCCGTTCCTAAGGGGGCACGAAAagaaattctttaaaaatgcaaaaacagttCATTACTGTAACAGTCAAGATAGAACATAATGTAAAACATTCAAGCGGTGACACCTTCACCCctccctgcaaacacacaaacacaacaggaGAGCATAACTTACACACTTATTTACCTGCTCCTTTATCACTTTTTCTACTAACGATTTGCCTCGACTTGTGATCacctgtgaaaaaataaatcacacaataAGCAAAACAATAGCAGACTGATGCATATGCAGGAAAACTGAGAAGAGCCATCAGTAACAGAGGACCTGCTAAAACTCAGGCTGGTGAATGATCAGTCACTCACAGCATCCAGGGGGCCCTGCGAGCTGCCTTTCTGGCTTCCTCTCCGGCTGCCGGGGTGAGGGGAACTGTGGCCCGAGTCGGCGGGGCTGGGAATGGGCGAGTTTCGCCCCAGGCTCTGGACATACCTGGCCTCCCTCTGGTTCGACACCAGGTACTTTATGTCCTTGCTGAAGAATTTCTCGACTGTCTGAcatgaaacaaaatatacatgAAAGATTTAGGGCGGAACCTGTGTGTAAAGTTTGGATGTTTTGTACAgatcttttttccccagttaaaaaaaaactgccatagAAAAAACTGCCTGGATTCAAAATGAAACGCAATAAATAACATACAATGTCAGTTTTTTATTGTACACTGGCCCACATAAATGCATATGCAGCTGAACACTTAAAATCTGAATTTAGTAGGAGTCAATATGATGAAGCATGTGTTATTTGTCACATTAAGATTAAGAGTACAAGAATTAAGTGTACACAGCCAACTATGTCTATGATGAAATGGGAATAGTATCAGAATACTTACTCCTCCCAGGATCTTGATGTCCTTCTCCaaggtttctgtttttttattgaaaggtAAATCCAAATAAAAACCTTTCCCAATGAGCGGCTTGTTTTGTAAGGGGTTCGTTTCTGTCACAGGTTTAAGGCGGCTTTCCAAAGTCTCCTTGCACTGACCATCATCTGCATGCGATTCTGTTCAGAAAATAAGAGTTGAcggttgaaaaaaaacaagtagtAGCAGgatatattttgctttttacCATCAACTTCCAATAGgaatatattacattaaaaattCGTAACAACGTACCGTTCCAGTACGTTTTCAAATAATCAAATATGAAATCACAAATAAGCAAGAATGTAGCCGTTATACTTAAATGCGATCTAAAGACGGAAGCTAGTAACAATGACATTTCTCACAGTTCTGCGTCTTTACAAATGTAACCGTATTCAGTTTCACTGATTTCAAACATTTAGTACCATTGTTGCAACGAATTCTATAactaaaaactatttaaaggccaacagaaaaataataacccAATAAACAATATCCTATCTGGATTCGGCCAACATTTTCAATATTGTAATTTTTACTTTATAGTGTGCAGTGGTGTACAGTTTGAAATGTACCGTATAACAGGctacttattattattgacaatgataataataatgtccaTAATAATAAGCAGCCTATAATAGTACTAATGACCTCATCGGAGCAAAgcatacataaaaatgtgaaacttcCATATTGTTACCATGaaactttgttttgctttgcctCGGAATACCTCTTGGTTTCATTTTAAGTGAAGCTCattgaaaaaattaatttcaggatGTTTTctgaggaaagagagaaaataaccAAGTTAGTCTTTAGCAATGAACTGAATACTTCTCAATCTAGCAAGATCAACAAAGGGACAGTGCTCAGTTGATTGCTGTAGTCCATTACAACATAGTATGAAAAGGTGACAAAAATAGTCTTGCCGACTGCAATAATACAACCCTAAAAGTTTTACAACGGTTACCGTAAGATAACGTCACTGGAAGCAAGTTAGCCGTACAGCTTTAGCCGAAACAGCTAAGAAACTGGAAAGAAAACGACTTTACTAGCTAACACAGCTGAATGgaagcagttttaaaaaactgcCCGTTTAATCAGGAAGTTGATTAACGTTCATGCCTAGCTTGCCATCATTGGCTAGCTATAATAATTTACACGATTCAAAGTGAGGCTTACAATAACAGAaactacagaaataaaaactgatacTCCATACGATATCGCGCTTTTACACCTAAATATGAACAGAATATAAAGGAAAACTGTTTTCTACCTACAGATCAACACTTTACAAACTTCATTGCAGTTTCTTCTTTCCCGCTTTGACGAAAATACATCCCAGAATCCCCTTTCCTCGTGACGTCTTCATAGCTACCTGCTATCTTGGCTTTCCAATTAGACGTTTCCATACTTACAAACGCTTTTACAAACGTACATATAGTCGTTATATTCActtaaacaaaattattaaatcGCAAAGAATAAAATGTCGTTTAAAATATTGTTACATACAGTCTCCCTTAAGATCCCGTAATCAATGCGTCATTAAATGTCCGGCGTAAGTTAAATGTCCAGTGACACGAATGTGCTTCTTTTAAAGGGACATTGACAGGTTGTTTCCAGTGCGTAAACTGAACTGTTCTGCTGTGCGACCATGTGTGTCCTGTGGTGTGCGTAGAATTGCAGGCGACACGGTACTCATTAGCCTGATGAACAGTAGGTCAACATATGATTGAATGAATAACTACCCTAAGTGGCTAAGACCTTCGCCTTTACTGGAATAGACTAAAGAACGGTTCTCtgggcttcagctctgtgtcaTCATGCCATTTCAAAAGGGCGAAGAATTTGATGAATATTTAGCTTGCAATAAGATAACGTTATAGCTACAGCTGCCAGGTAAAGGTAAGTTTATATCCTCGTTGTTACTGTTGTCTTTTTCTGCGTCCCGAAGGCCTGGGGTAAGTTCAAGTATACATTTAGCTCGCTATCTAGCGTTAGCCACCTACATAAGCATGCCAGAAAAGTGGCCGGTATAGCTATTGCATAATGTAATATAGCTAATAACAAGAGTTTAATGGTTTGATGCTAAGTTAACTCAAGTAACTCGTCTGGTTTTTCCGAATTCATTGGCTGTAAAGTGCATCAGGCGTTTACAACTGACAAATATCTGACGACTGTGAAAGTATCTTGACAATACTTAGTGCATTATGTGATGTAACAGTTATCTAACCTTGtcgtaaaatttcttcttaccgtgaagaatCCCTGACTTGTTTAGATTCTGGACAGATAGTAACAAAAACATGGCTGAGGCTCACTTAAGTTTTCTCATGTAACTTCTAACTACGGATTCTCCATTAAAATTGTGTGAGTGGTGATAAGGTGGCTTTCATGATATCATATGATAGGCCTACTAGCTGCTTGAATAACCAGTTTTCGGCTGAAGGGAACTTTGACAAAGTGGACCCTACAAAGTTTAATAAGTAAAATACTATagcataatttattaaaataagaaagtgtACATGGCCTTTGAACTATTATACACTTCAGAAAAGTATACTTAGGCTTATACTTGAACTTCTTTGTAGATTAAGTATACTGAAGTAGACtacagaaaatgggaaaatacgtatgccatccgccaagttacgccttggtggtcCATTCCCCATGCTTATACAGTACTGAGAATTTGGCAACTTTTAAGGGTTTCCCATACAGAAATAACCCAAAttaccacagactctcagcacttaagaacattaacttctgtaccttctgaacTCACGCAAAgacaaaattcacaaacaacttcactcatccacacaataaagccccaaacttgggtgattttgcattttctccttcttttttctgctgattacatcatcataaGTGCTTCAGTACttcaatcaataattctccccattagACATtagctacatcagccaataacaaCCTTGGATCTTGAAAGTTTCTTGCAGGATACTCTGATCCACACGCAAAATGGATATATGAGGAAGTGTACACTTATATTGTACTAATATTACTAATATACTAATATTGTTTCTTGACTAGGTATGGGTATCATTAGTATTTTGATGATATCCCTgctaaaacaatatttttcaaactTGAACTGGTGGTctaccttctttaaaagaaCAAGAAAACGACAACTTTaaagaatgtattttattgcaaaggcaCATCCCATTGTTTGAAACCTTCTAGGTAAAATACAGCGACACTTCCAACAGTTTCGCTTTCAGCATTTTGACAAACTTTAACATTAAATAGCTTTCTAACGGGTTGACCCAGCAAGTTTAAAGTTCGTTCAGATGGCACCAAAATTCAGCATCAAAATCAGCTTTGTGCTTCAGTCCAGTGGGTAACTTTTGGTTCCAAACTCTATTCATGACTCACATAGCTACATGAATACAAGGTAGGCCCTAAAACCTCAGTCTACTATTGCAGGCTTTGCCCAGCCCGGGGCTTGTTCTCCATGGCTGCAGCAACAACGTTATACACTATATTTAAGTAGGCTAAGTGTTTATAACTTTACTTCCTTATTCAATATTCATATTGAAATTATATCAGAATTttcaatacatactgtatgttttggAAAAGTCAGGAAGAGGGAGCCATAGGCTATGTATTTTATGACGgaagatttattgattttctcaGTGACGATGGTCAAATTGACTGCTGTGGCGTTTCTACTGTTAACTACTTGAACTAGCCTAGTGCTTGTGTCCAAAGTGCTGCTAGGGTAACAGCCATGCATTTGCTGCCAGtcacatctgtccagaatgtaaacaaacaaacaacaaaaaacaaaaaaaacataaacaagtCAGGGACACAATAAGAAGACAATGTCACTTTGCTGCCAAGCTCAAGGTTAGTTCTGTAACGTTGGGCTAAATTAGCCTCAAACTGTTATATCATTGTGGGGTAAAACAAATTGCAAATCTATAATTTAGACAACTGATGTGTTTTTGAATGGCTGTAGAAAAACAGTTTGAATCATAAAGCCTTTATTTTGTATGATATTCAGTGAGATGAACGCCCTAAAGACCGAAGTGAACGGCATAACGCCGTTCCAGCAGATGATCTCTTCTTGCTCTGGGGCTATCCTCACATCACTGCTCGGTGAGCACAGCACTCCTGTGTGGGGAACATGTTTTGGAGACTCCACGATTCTGTATCTGGAATTCTAGTATTCTTAGCTGTACCTCTGTATTTCCAGTCACACCATTGGATGTTGTGAAGATACGACTTCAAGCTCAGAAAAGTCCGTTTTCCAAAGGTATTCTGtttaatttggcattttttattgaaggcatatataataaattattttctaagACAAGCAGATTTTTTGaagtatgttctttttttttttttttaccaggaaAATGCTTTGTGTATTGCAATGGACTCATGGACcacctctgtgtctgtgaaaatgGGAACTCCAGGGCGTGGTATAAAGCCCCTGGACATTTCACTGGAACTCTGGTAAAGATCTCAATTCACTATACTGATTAGGAATGAgctgaaatattcaaatattcttgCATGTGTACACCATTCGATTTGCTTGTGAGTCATGTAGTACTTTTGTTACATGATTTAGGTACTTTGCTTGCGTTGCTTTTGGTTAATTTAGAAATGAGGTAACAAGACAGAAAGTAACTGCAGTCATTTTGAATAGGTCATTGGCGGCTCTGTTCATATCAGCTGCGTAGTTACTCTAACCTATGAACCGAATGTGCTTCCTGTCAAATGTTGCTGCAAAGTGACATACTGCATAACGACCAGTTCGCAAACAGCATTCTTTCATATTGGAGGCAACAGGGTTCTACTGATTCATATCTAGCTTGCATGGAAAGCTGTAGTAGGCTAATATACCTGTTATGAAATTGTTCCATCATCATATAATGCCACAATGCCAAGACTCTGAATTATGTACTGTCTATTCATgaattaaaaagataaatgtcatttttactgtgcaaaaacagggaaattttatcaaaacattattattttaccttGCAATTGTCATTTGACATGTATGCTGTGTTGGAGCTTTAAATAAACTTCACAGTTTCTGAAACACAGTTGGCATGTATTTGGAAACAAACTACAGTGAAGTTTCCAGTTGAAAATGCTGAGCACACTCCACATGGCACTAAATAGTTGATATATAAACGTTTCCTgggttttcttatttttagagAGCCATGTTGTGTTGTTACAACAGTGGCTTGTTTAGTAAAACTGTGGCTCTTCCTGTTCCCTTCGCAGGATGCATTCATTTCCATTGTTCGCAGAGAGGGAATCAAGTCCTTGTGGAGCGGACTCCCCCCAACACTGTAAGCTTGCAGCACGGCCTCCTTCTTCCTTTTAGACCACAAGATGCACACGCCATACAAGTTAGCTAATTTCAtccccacaatgcattttgtgtgaaattgtTATGATGCTGTCACCTGTAGAGTCATGGCAGTACCAGCAACTGTCATCTACTTCACCTGCTATGATCAGCTGTGTGCATTACTGAGGACCAGGATGGGCAGACACTCTGGGGCGGCTCCGTTACTGGCAGGCGCTATAGCCAGAGGTGAGCCCAGCTGAACCAATCAGACtttattattttctcataaattaatgttaataGTGTCAGATGCAGTACATCACAATAATCGCACAGAAAGATACTGTACATAATGTTGAACAAAGTATTGTGACTTTTGGATATGCTTACTCCCACCGTGGCAGcagtgcatgttgtgtgtgtttgagttatAGTTATATAATACTATTCTACTTTTACAGTTAAATCCATGTATCATCCCAGGGTCTGAAACAGACTTTTTGTCAAACCAGCCACTGATGGATAAAAAAATTTAGCAGACATTTAACAGCATGAGCATGCttttttagaacattttttaaatctttattttaagGAAAAATAGATTTCCAGTGCcagtaaatgaacaaacaatagtagctcatttcaatattttgtcttttttctttgacaAGTCCAGGGCTACCAAAGTTAGAGCTACATCTCTGATAAAACGTAGCACGCGTTTCACTCAGGAGTGTTGTTTTGACTTTTTTGGGGCTGACGGCAGTCAGGGCAGAACATGACTTGCTCTTCACCCTCGAATACCAGCCATGCGCGACACTTGTCGTTATTTCATACTTCCACTTCTCATTAAAACAGTTTCTTTTGTAGCCTCACTTTGTTCTTCTTGGACATTTGTCTTCCTCCTTTCAACAGTTTTTCCCCAGTGAACTGTAGCCCCATCTATTTCGACAGCTGACTAATGTTGGATAATTTTGGTAATGATTTTCACAGAAACGTTTCGGATAACAGGTTACAGCTCAATACTGCTCTGGCAGGTGCTACGACTGGTGACTAAAGCAGACCGCAGAAACGTTCGATCAGAGCAGCCTAACAAACGTGAGGATTTGTGGAAGCTTGTCTCGTATTCTGTAGCTACGCTTGTGATTTCTGTAGCCGTGAGAACTTCAGTTATATTTCAGAGATTTTCTGGCTGCTTGATTTCTACACAACACTGGTTACACAGTTACTTCTACTACTTTTACCTTGTAATCTCTAGTCAGGGTTATTGTAGTGGCTTTGCCTGCCGTCTACCAATCTGTGCCATCAGGCCACTTCTCCTGGTCCGAAGTGCTGCTTGGCCTTCGACCTGCCTAAATCCACTCAGGCCACGCCATTTTTCGGCCTGCCTAAATCCTCTCATGGTAGGCCTTTTTTCGGCCTGTCTAAATCCACTGATACCACACCATTTTTGAACACTGCCCACACTGGCTTCCGATGGCTGCCTTCCTTCAATTCAAATGACTCACCCTGATACATGAAGCTGCAAATGGTACTGCCTCTTCCTATCTACTGCGAGTGATTATACCATACTCTCCAACCAGACCTGTACTGTCAGCATCCTCTCTCCAGCTGGCTGTCCCTTTTCTTAAAGCTCCTGGCAGCCACTCCAGGAAAGTGGATTTCAGTGTCTGTCtcctgaaaatgtaaaaaaaaaaaacagcaccctTTCCCGACAACACCTCAAAGTTTCTGTTTCATAACACAAAACCCTGACCCTTCTGTCCCTTTATCTTGTAAGTCTTCAGGCACATGCCCTGACTGTGGCACTTATATGATTATAACTCTACCTATCTCTAGCTCTGGTGTTGCTTACCATGAAATGAACttttgtaagttgctttggctGAAAGCATCTGTAAAATGACTCAGTTGTAAATGACTTAATGGCATGAATGCAGTGTTGTTTATAATGCTGCGGCATAGATAAGTTGTGCTGGCACCAGTGTATTGTGAGGAAAATTGCTGCATAATATGCTTCATGTATAATAttcctttt
This window of the Anguilla anguilla isolate fAngAng1 chromosome 1, fAngAng1.pri, whole genome shotgun sequence genome carries:
- the dbf4 gene encoding protein DBF4 homolog A — protein: MKPRGIPRQSKTKFHESHADDGQCKETLESRLKPVTETNPLQNKPLIGKGFYLDLPFNKKTETLEKDIKILGGTVEKFFSKDIKYLVSNQREARYVQSLGRNSPIPSPADSGHSSPHPGSRRGSQKGSSQGPLDAVITSRGKSLVEKVIKEQERIQINRILSNALEWGIKILYIDDVISYIEKKKSVVTSLQQNNTSVPVVNKVAKTRTTEKPAFQKYDAGRISKPFVKVEDCSRHYRPIYLHIPHVPQLSLASVPPCSPFLIVESGKASPGKKLKEHRNRGQKAAASEACRPIRAKSKAQDARVKKRAGYCECCLVKYDNVRAHLNGEQHRAFSKSGEYHVVDRAISELSCCFSEIRQRLKRPKCSLSSVVHASGTRRKSVERRESCVKLDHSVEDRTGASAISTPAAESTTPCSAAGTAAFRPRKRSMVLRSSSQGSEAPDMSPKPQKPHRSVASKRVDDHECHPMGLDTQGIRSAPNPGKQSDAKSPETNQALTDGVLVNKRTCEDSRLLPNLDEDFQCSLPPKYPKTTSSQTDGSTTLANLTQEPLIECEQNPCPLRETSQGKAVDDAGHHPSRTESPPGRRLQRKVRNFRRWRKVGKTPKHTCKEEDPCSCTLQDLWKLFQSSEDMDGEFKGFAV